A single genomic interval of Triticum aestivum cultivar Chinese Spring unplaced genomic scaffold, IWGSC CS RefSeq v2.1 scaffold28522, whole genome shotgun sequence harbors:
- the LOC123177233 gene encoding uncharacterized protein produces MEAVELSAVVSCECCGLGEECTGEYIVRVRAYFGGRWLCGLCSESVKYEAGRSKRAAAMGVEEAVRAHMAFCRMLRRGGPAERVAEGMCQMLRRRTACGKCQVAMPSSSSRTTPAPVAPLSIGF; encoded by the coding sequence ATGGAGGCGGTGGAGTTGTCGGCGGTGGTGAGCTGCGAGTGCTGCGGCCTGGGGGAGGAGTGCACCGGCGAGTACATAGTCCGCGTGAGGGCCTACTTCGGGGGCCGGTGGCTGTGCGGGCTGTGCTCCGAGTCCGTCAAGTACGAGGCCGGCCGCAGCAAGCGCGCGGCGGCGATGGGCGTGGAGGAGGCCGTGCGGGCGCACATGGCCTTCTGCCGCATGCTCAGGCGCGGCGGACCCGCGGAGCGCGTCGCCGAGGGCATGTGCCAGATGCTTAGGCGGCGCACCGCGTGCGGAAAGTGCCAGGTGGCCATGCCATCGTCCTCATCGCGGACGACGCCGGCGCCGGTGGCGCCGCTGTCGATCGGTTTCTGA